Genomic segment of Pseudomonadota bacterium:
AGTTGCTCCGTCTCGTCCCTGAGACTCGCCCCTTCGGGGCTTGCGCTCCGTTTCGCTCCCGGCGAAACGGTCCTGTGCTCCGGCGGACGCGACTTCCCTTCGCTCGCGACGGTTTTTTCACAACTTCTTAGGGACGAATCTGCGACCAGTTGGCGTAGTGAAAGATCGAAGGCGCGGATACACATATTCCAAGGCACGGGTAAAATCAGCTTTTCTCTCCGTGAAGGCGAACTATGAGCTGGTCAGATTATATTGCGGTGGATCCCGCCGTTTGCCATGGCAAAGCCTGTATCAAGGGTACGCGCATCATGGTGTCGGTGGTGCTGGACAGTTTGGCTGCGGGTCTTACTCCCGAGGAGATTATCCACAGCTACCCTTCCCTTAGCCGTGAAGCGATTCAAGCCGCCATCGCTTACGCTGCCGAGCTTGCACGTGAGCGCGTCCTTCGGTTGTCGGCATAAACCGTCCGGATGAAGTTCAAGATCGACGAGAACTTGCCCGTGGACATAGTCGTACTTCTACAAAAGGCTGGTTACGACGCGATGACTGTGCTCGATCAGAAACTTGGCGGCCATGCCGATCCGC
This window contains:
- a CDS encoding DUF433 domain-containing protein — encoded protein: MSWSDYIAVDPAVCHGKACIKGTRIMVSVVLDSLAAGLTPEEIIHSYPSLSREAIQAAIAYAAELARERVLRLSA